A section of the Pseudomonas sp. Q1-7 genome encodes:
- the pip gene encoding prolyl aminopeptidase codes for MQTLYPEIKPYARHELAVDAPHVLYVDESGTPEGLPVVFIHGGPGAGCDAMSRRFFDPNLYRIVTFDQRGCGRSTPHASLEKNTTWDLVADLERIRQHLGIDKWVLFGGSWGSTLSLAYAQAHPERVLGLILRGIFLCRPEDFHWFYQEGCSRMFPDYWEDYLAPIPAEEHGDLMQAYYKRLTGPDQIAQMHSAKAWSTWEGRTATLRPSAPVVERFSEPMRALSIARIECHYFVNNAFLEPNQLLRDMPRIAHLPGVIVHGRYDAICPLDNAWALHKAWPNSELQIVRDAGHAASEAGITDALVRATYQMARRLLNMLPEEDA; via the coding sequence ATGCAGACTTTGTATCCGGAGATAAAACCCTACGCCCGGCACGAACTCGCGGTGGATGCGCCGCATGTGCTGTACGTGGATGAAAGCGGCACGCCGGAAGGCCTGCCGGTGGTGTTCATCCATGGCGGGCCGGGGGCCGGTTGCGACGCCATGAGTCGGCGCTTCTTCGACCCGAACCTGTACCGCATCGTCACCTTCGACCAGCGCGGCTGCGGCCGTTCCACGCCCCATGCGAGCCTGGAGAAGAACACCACCTGGGACCTGGTGGCCGACCTGGAGCGTATTCGCCAGCACCTGGGGATCGACAAATGGGTGCTGTTCGGCGGCTCCTGGGGCTCGACCCTGTCCCTGGCCTACGCCCAGGCCCACCCGGAACGGGTGCTCGGTCTGATCCTGCGCGGCATCTTCCTGTGCCGCCCGGAAGACTTCCATTGGTTCTACCAGGAAGGCTGCAGCCGGATGTTCCCGGATTACTGGGAAGATTACCTGGCGCCCATCCCGGCCGAGGAGCATGGCGACCTGATGCAGGCCTACTACAAGCGCCTCACCGGCCCGGACCAGATCGCCCAGATGCACAGCGCCAAGGCCTGGTCCACCTGGGAGGGCCGCACCGCCACCCTGCGCCCCAGCGCGCCGGTGGTGGAACGCTTCAGCGAGCCCATGCGCGCCCTGTCCATCGCCCGCATCGAATGCCACTACTTCGTCAACAACGCCTTCCTCGAACCCAACCAGTTGCTCCGCGACATGCCGCGCATCGCCCACCTGCCGGGGGTGATCGTGCATGGCCGTTATGACGCCATCTGCCCGCTGGACAATGCCTGGGCGCTGCACAAGGCCTGGCCCAACAGCGAGTTGCAGATCGTCCGCGACGCCGGCCATGCCGCGTCCGAGGCCGGCATCACCGACGCCCTGGTGCGGGCCACCTACCAGATGGCCCGCCGCCTGCTGAACATGCTGCCGGAGGAAGACGCCTGA
- a CDS encoding NUDIX domain-containing protein, with protein sequence MSAPLSHRIRAAGLLVRDGRILLVKHVVGDDIYWIPPGGGFESQSDESTRDTVRREFMEETGLEVDVGPLVYVREFAEPAMGRFHLELFYRIDAWHGELSLANLNGLGGDEFEIRELGWVSRDELAALPFYPAELLDDVWERVAAEVVVIRHLGLQR encoded by the coding sequence ATGAGCGCGCCGCTCAGCCATCGCATCCGCGCCGCCGGCCTGCTGGTACGCGACGGTCGCATCCTGCTGGTCAAGCATGTGGTGGGCGACGACATCTACTGGATACCGCCGGGCGGCGGCTTCGAGTCGCAGAGCGACGAATCCACCCGCGACACGGTTCGCCGCGAGTTCATGGAGGAAACCGGGCTGGAAGTGGACGTCGGCCCGCTGGTCTACGTCCGCGAGTTCGCCGAGCCGGCCATGGGCCGCTTCCACCTGGAGCTGTTCTACCGGATCGACGCCTGGCACGGCGAACTCAGCCTGGCCAACCTCAACGGCCTGGGCGGCGACGAATTCGAAATCCGCGAGCTGGGCTGGGTCAGCCGCGACGAACTGGCCGCCCTGCCCTTCTATCCGGCGGAGCTGCTGGACGATGTCTGGGAGCGGGTGGCGGCCGAGGTGGTGGTGATCCGCCACCTCGGCCTGCAACGCTGA